From a single Camarhynchus parvulus chromosome 6, STF_HiC, whole genome shotgun sequence genomic region:
- the LOC115905106 gene encoding hexokinase HKDC1-like — MFAVHLLAFHFTKLKEDQIKKVDRFLHQLRLSDDVLQDVTARFQAEMLKGLARDTNPTAAVKMLPSFVRSLPDGSEKGEFLAVDLGGSQLRAHQVKVFDDGKQSSQLESKFYPTPKEVTQGNGAELFGYIADCLSDFMETRNLKQKKLPLGFTFSFPCKQTKLDEGVLLEWTKHFRVRGVQGTDVVSSLHRALQKHQTALVTQGQLHPEPRL; from the exons ATGTTTGCTGTCCACTTGCTAGCTTTCCATTTCACAAAGCTGAAAGAGGATCAAATAAAAAAG gtGGACAGGTTCCTGCACCAGCTGCGCCTCTCTGATGATGTCCTGCAGGATGTGACAGCTCGTTTCCAGGCCGAGATGCTGAAGGGGCTGGCCAGGGACACCAACCCCACGGCAGCAGTGAAAATGCTGCCCTCGTTCGTGCGCTCGCTGCCCGATGGCTCAG AGAAGGGGGAGTTCCTCGCTGTGGACCTGGGGGGCTCCCAGCTCCGTGCCCACCAGGTGAAGGTGTTTGATGATgggaagcagagcagccagctggagAGCAAGTTCTACCCCACACCCAAGGAGGTCACCCAGGGCAACGGAGCTGAG CTCTTTGGTTACATTGCTGACTGTCTGTCAGACTTCATGGAGACCAGAAACCTGAAGCAGAAGAAGTTGCCTCTTGGCTTTACgttttcttttccatgcaaACAGACCAAACTGGATGAG GGGGTTCTCCTTGAGTGGACAAAGCACTTCAGGGTCCGAGGAGTCCAGGGCACAGACGTGGtcagctccctgcacagggctctCCAGAAGCACCAG ACTGCCCTGGTAACACAAGGGCAGCTACACCCTGAGCCAAGGCTGTGA